The following proteins are co-located in the Solanum pennellii chromosome 1, SPENNV200 genome:
- the LOC107022587 gene encoding uncharacterized protein LOC107022587, translating to MRKVAKKLPNTPKKQQVAKRKQSGKWQNNFFLNREVLYRKSPNLGLLGYVDVAEATKLLEELHAGVHGDLIKVPPHELNATWPFAAWGMDVIESIENAASNGHRFVLVAIDYFTKWAEAASYKVICEQFKITSRNSTAYRPQMNGVVEATTKNIKRILRKIMDNYKCWHENLPYALLGYCTTIQTSTGATPYILVYGTEAAIPTEVEIPSLRIIQKNGLSDAERIRDQYEQCTLTDEKK from the exons ATGCGAAAAGTTGCTAAGAAGCTGCCAAATACCCCGAAAAAGCAACAAGTAGCCAAAAGAAAACAATCCGGAAAATGGCAAAACAACTTCTTTTTGAATAGAGAGGTTCTTTATAGGAAGAGTCCTAATCTGGGATTACTGGGATATGTGGATGTTGCAGAAGCCACAAAATTGCTTGAAGAATTGCATGCTGGA GTACATGGAGATCTGATCAAAGTACCACCCCACGAGCTTAATGCGACTTGGCCATTTGCAGCCTGGGGCATGGATGTTATTGAATCAATTGAGAATGCTGCCTCTAATGGTCATAGGTTCGTTTTGGTCGCCATTGATTACTTCACAAAGTGGGCCGAAGCTGCTTCCTACAAAGTT ATATGTGAACAATTCAAAATTACTTCCCGTAATTCAACTGCATatcgtcctcaaatgaatggAGTTGTGGAAGCTACCACTAAGAACATCAAGAGGATATTGAGAAAGATAATGGACAACTACAAATGTTGGCATGAAAATTTGCCTTATGCCTTGCTAGGTTATTGCACTACAATTCAAACCTCAACTGGAGCAACTCCATATATATTAGTATACGGAACAGAGGCAGCGATTCCAACTGAAGTTGAGATACCATCTTTAAGGATTATTCAGAAAAATGGATTGAGCGATGCCGAACGGATTCGTGATCAATATGAACAATGTACATTGACTGATGAGAAAAAATGA